From Methanococcus maripaludis, the proteins below share one genomic window:
- a CDS encoding double-cubane-cluster-containing anaerobic reductase, which yields MEELKSIKKISEAFAGRKNELYGQKDEGRKVFGLFCTFVPTELILAANAVPVGLCGGKESTIPSAEEILPRNICPLIKSSFGFKKDKACPYIEASDVIIGETTCDGKKKMFEHLAEMTKLHIMQLPHFRDDRSAKLWLAEVEELKKLIEEETGNEITEEKLKEAIDKVNNVRKLFYKIYELRANNPSPINGKDSLKLFQLSYLLDINTIESVLEDLVEELEERVKKGEGYSGKRILIAGCPMVAGNTKIPELIEDTGAVVVGEESCTGTRQYENYVEGYTIEKLADRYFKIPCACKFSNEERIERIKELVKEQNADGVVYYTLQYCHTFNVEGALIEKELKKAGIPIIRVETDYSESDKEQLKTRIEAFVEMI from the coding sequence ATGGAAGAACTAAAATCCATAAAAAAAATTAGCGAAGCATTCGCAGGCAGAAAAAATGAATTATACGGCCAAAAAGATGAAGGAAGAAAAGTATTTGGATTATTTTGTACATTTGTTCCAACAGAATTAATTTTAGCAGCTAATGCAGTTCCTGTAGGGCTTTGCGGTGGAAAAGAAAGTACAATACCATCAGCAGAAGAAATTTTACCAAGAAATATCTGTCCTTTGATAAAATCATCATTTGGATTTAAAAAAGACAAAGCTTGCCCGTACATTGAAGCATCTGACGTGATAATTGGAGAAACTACGTGCGATGGAAAGAAAAAAATGTTTGAACACCTCGCTGAAATGACCAAACTCCACATAATGCAGTTACCACACTTTAGAGACGACAGATCTGCAAAACTGTGGCTTGCTGAAGTTGAAGAGTTGAAAAAATTAATTGAAGAAGAAACCGGAAACGAAATTACTGAAGAAAAATTAAAAGAAGCTATCGATAAAGTGAACAATGTAAGAAAGCTTTTTTACAAAATTTACGAATTAAGAGCAAACAATCCATCCCCGATAAATGGAAAAGATTCTTTAAAATTATTCCAACTTTCATATCTGTTAGACATAAACACTATCGAATCAGTTCTTGAAGATTTAGTTGAAGAACTTGAAGAAAGAGTTAAAAAAGGCGAAGGATATTCCGGAAAAAGAATTTTAATTGCAGGTTGTCCAATGGTTGCAGGAAACACGAAAATCCCTGAACTCATTGAAGATACAGGTGCAGTAGTTGTTGGAGAAGAAAGCTGTACTGGAACAAGACAGTATGAAAACTACGTTGAAGGATACACGATTGAAAAATTAGCTGACAGGTACTTTAAAATCCCTTGTGCATGCAAATTCAGCAACGAAGAAAGAATTGAAAGAATTAAAGAACTTGTAAAAGAACAGAACGCTGACGGTGTTGTATACTACACCCTCCAGTACTGCCACACATTTAACGTGGAAGGTGCTTTAATTGAAAAAGAACTCAAAAAAGCAGGAATTCCAATCATTAGAGTAGAAACTGACTACTCAGAAAGCGATAAAGAACAGTTAAAAACAAGAATTGAAGCATTTGTTGAAATGATTTAA
- a CDS encoding phosphate ABC transporter substrate-binding protein → MNFQKIALFLVLLLSISCFSGCMDNSGEVSEPVTIKMAGGTALIPIIEDISKEYMLENNNVQIEVTGGGSGFGVKETGEGHLTIGMAGRNLKSEEKELYNDITVYKIGLDGIAIITSNENNISDLTTEQVQKIYSGEITNWKNVGGSDHTINVYTREEDSGTRDTFWKEGLLKSNISKKALMVASNGEMKSKVSLDENGIGYVSIGYVDESINTVKFNGIDPTQENVKEGLYTIYRPLNLLTKGEPDENVKKFIEYVLSEKGQEIVKNDGFLPVN, encoded by the coding sequence TTGAACTTTCAAAAAATAGCGCTGTTTTTGGTATTGTTACTTTCAATATCCTGTTTCAGCGGCTGTATGGATAATTCTGGCGAAGTTTCAGAGCCAGTTACAATTAAAATGGCAGGTGGAACTGCATTAATACCAATAATCGAAGATATTTCAAAAGAATATATGTTAGAAAATAATAATGTCCAGATAGAAGTTACAGGTGGCGGTTCTGGTTTTGGAGTTAAAGAAACTGGTGAGGGCCATTTAACAATTGGAATGGCAGGAAGAAACTTAAAATCTGAAGAAAAAGAACTTTATAATGATATTACTGTTTATAAAATTGGTCTTGATGGAATTGCAATAATTACAAGCAATGAAAATAATATTTCGGATTTAACTACTGAACAGGTACAAAAAATTTATTCTGGTGAAATTACTAACTGGAAAAATGTTGGTGGAAGTGACCATACTATAAATGTATACACCAGAGAAGAAGATAGCGGTACAAGAGATACTTTCTGGAAAGAAGGACTTTTGAAAAGCAATATCTCTAAAAAAGCACTGATGGTCGCATCGAATGGAGAAATGAAATCAAAAGTTTCTTTAGATGAAAACGGAATAGGATACGTTTCAATAGGATACGTTGATGAGTCGATCAATACTGTAAAATTCAATGGAATAGATCCCACTCAAGAAAATGTTAAAGAAGGGCTTTATACCATATATCGGCCTTTAAATTTGCTTACAAAAGGGGAACCTGACGAAAATGTTAAAAAATTCATCGAATATGTTTTAAGTGAAAAAGGTCAAGAAATCGTGAAAAACGATGGATTTTTACCAGTAAATTAA
- a CDS encoding diphthine--ammonia ligase: MKIASLYSGGKDSAYALFWALNQGWDVNYLVNVASKNKESYMFHIPNVELTDLVSESTGIEMIKVITKGEKEKEILDLQKNLEKLDIDGIVSGALASEYQRARIDHICEEIGIKSFSPLWHKDQELILRDTSKFFDFRMVSVAAYGLDKKWLGKRIDETNIEELLKIMEKYQINKAFEGGEAETFVFDAPFFEKKIEVLDYEITWDGISGSYNINDAELVSKK, translated from the coding sequence ATGAAGATTGCATCGCTTTATTCTGGTGGAAAAGATTCTGCCTACGCACTATTTTGGGCCCTAAATCAGGGATGGGATGTTAATTATTTGGTAAACGTGGCCTCAAAAAATAAAGAAAGCTACATGTTCCATATTCCAAACGTTGAATTGACAGACCTTGTATCAGAAAGTACTGGAATTGAAATGATAAAAGTAATTACTAAAGGCGAAAAAGAAAAAGAAATTCTTGATTTGCAAAAAAACCTTGAAAAACTGGATATTGATGGAATTGTAAGCGGAGCTCTTGCAAGCGAATATCAAAGAGCAAGAATTGATCACATCTGTGAAGAAATTGGAATAAAATCATTTTCACCACTCTGGCACAAAGATCAGGAATTGATTTTACGGGATACTTCAAAATTCTTTGATTTTAGGATGGTTAGTGTTGCAGCTTACGGGCTGGACAAAAAATGGCTTGGAAAAAGAATTGATGAAACAAATATTGAAGAATTATTAAAGATAATGGAAAAATACCAAATTAATAAAGCTTTTGAAGGCGGAGAAGCGGAAACGTTTGTATTTGATGCCCCGTTTTTTGAAAAAAAAATAGAAGTTTTGGATTATGAAATTACATGGGATGGAATTTCTGGAAGCTACAATATAAATGATGCAGAGCTTGTTTCTAAAAAGTAA
- a CDS encoding flagella protein F, with the protein MGFSEIYGVAFLSIILLISLTVIYGTVDSNLNNILSANDDHAYNLLKKSKENLTVQYEGIDSDSGILNITVVNNGNILEDASKWTVIFEGDVVNNPLIEKTYVEPLSRTQIYIETIYNSTTIDDKRVLVSGEFGTTFVKTIDVN; encoded by the coding sequence ATGGGTTTTTCAGAAATTTACGGTGTTGCATTTCTTTCAATAATTTTGTTAATTTCATTAACAGTAATTTATGGAACTGTTGATTCGAATTTAAACAATATTTTAAGTGCAAATGACGACCATGCTTACAACTTGTTAAAAAAATCTAAGGAAAATCTTACGGTTCAGTACGAAGGAATTGATTCTGATTCTGGAATTTTAAATATAACTGTAGTAAATAATGGAAATATATTGGAAGATGCTTCAAAATGGACGGTTATTTTTGAAGGGGATGTGGTAAACAACCCCTTAATTGAAAAAACATACGTTGAACCCCTTTCAAGAACGCAAATATATATTGAAACAATTTACAATTCAACAACAATTGATGATAAAAGAGTGTTAGTTTCGGGAGAATTTGGAACAACTTTTGTAAAAACAATTGATGTTAATTAA
- a CDS encoding acetyl-CoA carboxylase biotin carboxylase subunit produces MFKKVLIANRGEIAVRVIRACKELGIKTVAVFSEADEHSLYRNIADECYPIGEPPASKSYLNMERILKVAEKAGVDAVHPGYGFLSENVKFADECHKRGIEFIGPPTNAIDVMGSKINAKKAMKTAGVPVLPGREEAIESEEEAIEVADEIGYPVIIKASAGGGGIGMNVVYNKEELVDTIQSTKSIAQSAFGDSTVFIEKYLEKPRHIEIQVVADKFGNVIHLGDRECSIQRRHQKLIEESPSPIMTEELRERMGNAAVKAAKAINYHSVGTVEFLYSKGEFYFLEMNTRVQVEHPITEVVTGVDIVKEQIKIAAGKKLSYKQDEITFRGHAIECRVNAEDAINDFVPAPGKIKYYRSPGGPGVRLDSGVFGGAEIPPYYDSMVAKIITYGLTREEAIERMKRALSEYMVLGIITNIPFHRAVIEEDNFLKGNLSTHYVEDNLCSFRKAMVNYALEAKDREKIFSEKVFHGNKKVIAIAGGLNAYITSLSNKNKDKYDKN; encoded by the coding sequence ATGTTTAAAAAAGTATTGATAGCCAATAGGGGAGAAATTGCAGTCAGAGTAATTCGAGCATGTAAAGAACTCGGAATAAAGACTGTTGCAGTTTTTTCTGAAGCTGATGAACACTCACTCTATAGAAATATTGCAGATGAATGTTATCCAATAGGGGAACCTCCTGCGTCAAAAAGCTACCTTAACATGGAAAGGATCTTAAAAGTGGCTGAAAAAGCAGGTGTGGATGCAGTTCACCCAGGATATGGTTTTTTATCTGAAAATGTAAAATTTGCAGATGAATGTCACAAAAGAGGCATTGAATTTATCGGACCTCCAACAAATGCAATTGATGTTATGGGCAGTAAAATCAATGCTAAGAAAGCAATGAAAACAGCAGGAGTTCCTGTACTGCCTGGAAGGGAAGAAGCAATCGAAAGCGAAGAAGAAGCAATCGAAGTTGCAGATGAAATTGGATACCCTGTAATCATAAAAGCATCTGCAGGTGGTGGCGGTATCGGAATGAACGTGGTTTACAATAAAGAAGAACTCGTTGATACGATACAGTCTACAAAATCCATTGCACAGAGTGCTTTTGGTGATTCAACAGTATTCATTGAAAAATACCTCGAAAAACCAAGGCACATTGAAATACAGGTGGTTGCAGATAAATTTGGAAATGTGATTCACCTTGGTGATAGGGAGTGTTCAATTCAAAGAAGGCACCAAAAATTAATTGAAGAGTCCCCTTCCCCAATCATGACTGAAGAATTAAGGGAAAGAATGGGAAATGCAGCTGTAAAAGCTGCTAAGGCCATAAATTACCACAGCGTTGGGACAGTTGAATTTTTATACAGCAAAGGCGAATTTTACTTCCTTGAAATGAATACAAGAGTTCAGGTAGAACACCCAATAACCGAAGTTGTTACTGGTGTTGATATCGTAAAAGAACAGATAAAAATTGCAGCTGGAAAAAAATTATCCTACAAACAAGATGAAATTACCTTCAGGGGACATGCAATAGAATGTAGGGTAAATGCAGAAGATGCAATAAATGATTTTGTTCCAGCTCCTGGAAAAATAAAATATTACAGGTCTCCTGGAGGCCCGGGTGTAAGGCTTGATAGTGGTGTATTCGGGGGAGCTGAAATTCCACCTTATTATGATTCCATGGTTGCAAAGATAATTACGTACGGTCTTACAAGAGAAGAAGCAATTGAAAGGATGAAAAGGGCACTTTCTGAATACATGGTTCTTGGTATAATTACAAATATACCTTTCCACAGGGCAGTAATTGAAGAGGACAACTTTTTAAAAGGAAACCTTTCAACGCACTACGTTGAAGATAATCTATGCTCATTTAGAAAAGCAATGGTAAATTATGCTTTAGAAGCAAAAGATAGGGAAAAAATATTCAGTGAAAAAGTATTTCACGGTAATAAAAAGGTCATTGCGATTGCAGGCGGTTTAAATGCATACATAACAAGCCTTTCAAATAAAAATAAGGATAAATACGATAAAAATTAA
- the oadA gene encoding sodium-extruding oxaloacetate decarboxylase subunit alpha: protein MVKITDTSFRDAHQSLMATRLRTEDMLPIAEKMDEVGFYSMEVWGGATFDSCIRYLNEDPWERLRELKGKIQNTPLQMLLRGQNLVGYRHYPDDVVDKFIQKSIENGIDIVRIFDALNDIRNVEYSIKAVKKYGAEVQGAISYTTSPVHTTEQFVELAKQFEELGCDSLCIKDMAGLLRPFDAKELVGMLKEELSIPIDLHSHCTAGIAPLAYMSSVEAGIDILNCAMSPLSMGTSQPPVESIVAALKGTKYDTNLDLVLLTEIRDYFDEIRNKYKCLINPISERVDARILRYQVPGGMLSNLVSQLKEQGALDKFEEVLNEIPNVRKDLGYPPLVTPTSQIVGTQAVMNVLTDERYKIITNEVSNYLKGYYGKSPAPISKDLVKRVLQDGEKQITCRPADLLEPEYEIMEKEAFAKGIVSKEEDILTYALYPQVAVKFLRGELKAETIPQEKDVSKFMEIPNEYIVEVDGDSFNVKVEPVYSSGIKKEEKKEIITAETEGAVTSPFRGIVTKIKVSTGASVKQGDQILVLEAMKMENPVECPVDGTVEKIIVKEGQSVNVGDILMIIK from the coding sequence ATGGTAAAAATAACCGATACCTCCTTTAGGGATGCGCATCAATCTTTAATGGCAACAAGGTTAAGAACCGAAGACATGTTACCGATTGCAGAGAAAATGGACGAAGTAGGATTCTATTCGATGGAAGTATGGGGTGGTGCTACTTTTGATTCATGTATTAGGTATTTAAATGAGGACCCATGGGAAAGATTAAGGGAACTAAAAGGAAAAATTCAAAACACGCCCTTACAAATGCTTTTAAGGGGACAAAACTTAGTAGGATACAGGCATTACCCTGATGACGTTGTAGACAAGTTTATTCAAAAATCTATCGAGAATGGGATAGATATTGTGAGAATATTCGATGCTCTAAACGATATTAGAAATGTTGAATATTCCATAAAAGCTGTTAAAAAATACGGTGCTGAAGTTCAAGGTGCTATATCGTATACTACAAGCCCAGTTCACACGACTGAACAGTTTGTAGAGCTTGCAAAACAGTTTGAAGAGTTGGGATGTGATTCTTTATGTATTAAAGACATGGCGGGACTTTTAAGACCTTTTGACGCTAAAGAACTTGTTGGAATGTTGAAAGAAGAATTATCAATTCCAATCGATTTACACAGCCATTGTACTGCAGGAATTGCTCCATTAGCATATATGTCTTCTGTAGAGGCAGGAATTGATATATTAAATTGTGCAATGTCCCCTCTTTCAATGGGTACATCTCAGCCCCCTGTAGAAAGTATTGTGGCAGCATTAAAAGGCACAAAATACGATACAAACCTGGATCTTGTATTATTAACAGAAATTAGGGACTATTTTGACGAGATTAGAAACAAATACAAATGCCTGATAAATCCAATCTCTGAAAGAGTTGACGCTAGAATTTTAAGATACCAGGTTCCTGGAGGAATGCTTTCAAACCTCGTATCCCAATTAAAAGAACAGGGTGCACTCGATAAATTTGAGGAAGTTTTAAACGAAATTCCAAACGTGAGAAAAGACCTTGGATACCCTCCATTAGTAACTCCAACGTCCCAGATTGTTGGAACCCAGGCTGTAATGAATGTATTAACTGATGAAAGATACAAAATCATCACAAACGAAGTATCTAACTACTTAAAAGGATATTATGGAAAATCCCCTGCACCAATCAGCAAAGATCTCGTTAAACGGGTACTTCAAGATGGTGAAAAGCAGATTACATGCAGGCCTGCAGATTTACTCGAACCAGAATACGAAATAATGGAAAAAGAAGCTTTTGCGAAAGGAATAGTTTCAAAAGAAGAAGATATTTTAACTTATGCTTTATACCCGCAAGTTGCAGTCAAATTCCTGAGAGGGGAGTTAAAAGCAGAAACAATACCTCAAGAAAAGGATGTTTCGAAATTCATGGAAATTCCAAACGAATACATTGTTGAAGTTGATGGGGATTCTTTCAACGTAAAAGTGGAACCCGTATACAGTTCAGGAATTAAAAAAGAAGAGAAAAAAGAGATAATAACTGCAGAAACTGAGGGTGCAGTAACTTCACCATTTAGGGGTATTGTTACAAAAATAAAAGTTAGTACGGGCGCAAGTGTTAAACAAGGCGATCAGATTTTAGTTTTAGAAGCTATGAAGATGGAAAACCCTGTAGAATGTCCTGTAGATGGAACTGTTGAAAAAATAATCGTTAAAGAAGGTCAATCTGTAAACGTGGGCGACATATTGATGATTATAAAATAA
- a CDS encoding NUDIX domain-containing protein: protein MEYNLLLKIKDESMEKEVLDELLNFLDKKYAGKVVAEPYRRINLTVDILIKYKSGIVLIKRKNEPYKDYWAVPGGFVEYGERVEEAAKRESKEETGLDIDNLKLIGVYSDPSRDSRGHTVTVAFLADGIGTLKSGSDAKDARIFNLDELNGVDFAFDHKKLIDDSIHYIFD, encoded by the coding sequence ATGGAATATAATTTATTATTAAAAATAAAGGACGAATCAATGGAAAAAGAAGTACTGGATGAACTCCTTAATTTTTTAGATAAAAAATATGCAGGAAAAGTTGTTGCAGAACCCTACCGCCGCATAAACTTAACAGTGGATATTTTGATTAAATATAAGTCAGGAATCGTTCTTATAAAACGAAAAAATGAGCCTTACAAGGATTATTGGGCAGTACCTGGCGGTTTTGTTGAATATGGCGAACGGGTTGAAGAAGCTGCAAAAAGAGAATCTAAAGAAGAGACAGGTCTTGATATTGATAATTTAAAGCTTATTGGAGTTTACAGCGATCCAAGTAGGGATTCACGGGGCCATACAGTAACGGTTGCATTTTTGGCTGATGGGATCGGAACTTTAAAAAGTGGAAGTGATGCAAAAGATGCAAGAATATTTAATTTGGATGAATTAAATGGGGTTGATTTTGCATTTGATCACAAAAAATTGATAGATGATTCAATTCATTATATATTTGATTAG
- the cobT gene encoding nicotinate mononucleotide-dependent phosphoribosyltransferase CobT, whose protein sequence is MPIISINENGFLDKLKGTNGLFSCVISSIETTKYVGISGVNKSVIDYTPAADMELVTIGESLSLNHPPIDATGCPSPATITRAAVDLLNIPVMTVDAGSYIKPKIPYISVDQKPTGDIQKGLGMDNSKELLNLGKIIGNNNIYDSLIIGESVPGGTTTALGVLLGLGYDARDKISSGSVENPKDLKLRVVESGLKNSKSNDVFDVLNAVGDKMMPVVAGMAISAVSKGKPVLLAGGTQMASVLAAIKEISPETVKSGLLGISTTEFVLNDRNADLKDIIEQIGDIPLYASKFGYENSKIDGLKAYCNGSVKEGVGAGGIATYCYSNGLNPEDIREYVEKNYEIWYSKLIQ, encoded by the coding sequence ATGCCAATTATCTCAATTAACGAAAACGGATTTTTAGATAAACTTAAAGGAACCAATGGATTATTTTCATGCGTTATATCTTCAATAGAAACTACAAAATATGTGGGAATATCTGGAGTCAATAAAAGTGTCATAGATTACACGCCTGCAGCAGACATGGAACTTGTAACTATAGGGGAAAGTTTATCATTAAACCACCCGCCAATAGATGCTACAGGATGCCCAAGCCCTGCAACAATTACAAGAGCGGCAGTTGATCTTTTAAATATTCCTGTAATGACTGTTGACGCTGGAAGCTACATAAAACCAAAAATACCATACATTTCAGTAGATCAAAAACCAACAGGAGATATCCAAAAAGGTCTTGGAATGGATAACTCAAAAGAATTATTAAATTTAGGAAAAATAATTGGAAATAACAATATTTATGATAGTTTAATAATTGGTGAAAGCGTTCCTGGAGGAACCACGACTGCACTTGGTGTTCTTTTAGGTTTAGGCTATGATGCAAGAGATAAGATAAGCTCAGGTTCAGTCGAAAACCCGAAAGACTTGAAATTAAGGGTCGTCGAAAGCGGACTTAAAAATTCTAAATCAAATGATGTTTTTGATGTTTTAAATGCAGTTGGGGATAAAATGATGCCAGTTGTAGCAGGTATGGCCATATCTGCAGTATCAAAAGGTAAACCCGTGTTACTTGCTGGAGGAACGCAGATGGCATCTGTTTTAGCAGCCATTAAAGAAATTAGTCCTGAAACAGTGAAAAGTGGACTTTTAGGGATAAGTACCACAGAATTTGTATTAAATGATAGAAATGCAGATTTAAAAGATATTATTGAACAGATTGGGGATATTCCGCTGTATGCATCCAAATTTGGATATGAAAATTCAAAAATTGACGGCTTAAAAGCATACTGTAATGGTTCAGTTAAGGAAGGTGTTGGAGCAGGAGGAATTGCAACTTACTGCTACTCAAATGGTTTAAACCCAGAAGACATAAGAGAATATGTAGAAAAAAATTATGAAATATGGTATTCAAAACTTATTCAATAA
- a CDS encoding methanogenesis marker 6 protein, with amino-acid sequence MKSKVIVLAEDSKTSPSRLFRYLNSLEYDINVKETCFGAFIEGEDGVVDEVVKLVRNLEKNKIFCKDRGFPIWDQRRCRAFRKGGPREGFHQLEAEQKILDRISKALDAVENEEISEDELEEEFKNLKNKKLKVDAFEKIADEVLKEN; translated from the coding sequence ATGAAATCTAAAGTCATAGTTCTTGCAGAAGATTCTAAAACATCGCCTTCAAGGCTTTTTAGATATTTAAACTCACTTGAATATGATATTAATGTGAAAGAAACGTGTTTTGGGGCATTTATCGAAGGCGAGGATGGCGTTGTCGATGAAGTAGTTAAATTAGTAAGAAATCTTGAAAAAAATAAGATTTTTTGTAAAGATAGGGGATTTCCAATATGGGATCAAAGACGATGTAGGGCATTTAGAAAAGGGGGCCCAAGAGAAGGTTTTCACCAGCTCGAAGCAGAACAGAAAATACTTGACAGGATTTCAAAAGCCCTTGATGCAGTAGAAAATGAAGAAATTAGCGAAGATGAACTCGAAGAAGAATTTAAAAATTTGAAAAATAAAAAATTAAAAGTCGATGCTTTTGAAAAAATTGCAGACGAAGTATTAAAAGAAAACTAA
- the hjc gene encoding Holliday junction resolvase Hjc, with protein sequence MAHKYQKGSTFERELKKKLENHGFAVIRSAGSHGVDLVAGKKGKKPIIIECKSTSKDKYYIPNEDVEKLLEFSNTFDGIPFIALKINRKCLFINPHLLTSAGKNYALDYEKLCPIALDIKDVAEDSIQKKLDSEM encoded by the coding sequence ATGGCGCATAAATATCAAAAAGGATCTACTTTTGAAAGAGAATTAAAGAAAAAACTTGAAAATCATGGATTTGCAGTTATCAGGAGTGCTGGAAGTCACGGCGTTGATTTAGTTGCAGGAAAAAAAGGAAAAAAACCAATTATAATTGAATGCAAATCAACTTCAAAAGATAAATATTACATTCCAAATGAAGATGTTGAAAAATTATTAGAGTTTTCCAACACTTTTGACGGGATTCCGTTTATTGCATTGAAAATTAATAGAAAATGCTTATTTATAAATCCTCACCTTTTAACTTCGGCGGGTAAAAATTACGCACTTGATTATGAAAAATTGTGCCCCATCGCACTTGATATTAAAGATGTTGCAGAAGACAGTATTCAAAAAAAGTTGGATTCTGAAATGTAA